Below is a genomic region from Streptomyces sp. RPA4-2.
GCGGCCCGGTCACGTGATGCCACGGCGTTGACCGCAGGCGCCTCTTCGGCGACGCGCCTGTCCGGTCCCGACGACGGAGGGCGGTGACGCACGGGTGACCGACGGATCGCGCCGTTCGCACGGACGGCCGGGTGAGCCCGGCACGGGTCCGGACGCGGGCCGCGGCTCCGGTCGCGGCGGACGGCGGGCGCGGTACGTCGTACGGGGGAGCCGGCCCGTCGGCGGCGTGGGCGCGGTGACCCGGGCGCGTACGGCCGGGACGGCGGCGCGGCGCGGCGGGGACCGCGACAGCGTGACCGCGGACGTGACCAGCGGACTGCGGGTGACCGCCGGGTACGCCTGGCGGCTGCTCGTGCTGGGAGCGGCCGCGTACGCGTGCTTCAAGATCCTGGGACGGCTGCAACTGGTCGCCGTCGCGCTGTTCCTCGCGCTGGTGGTGACCTCGGTGCTGCGTCCGGCGGCCAATCTGCTGGCACGGTGGCTGCCCCGGGGTCTGGCGACCGCGGTGAGCCTGGTCGGGAGCGTGGTGGTCGTGCTCGGGCTGCTGGCCCTGGTCGGCGGTCTGGTCGCGGGGGAATCGGGGCGGCTGGGCGAGGAGTTCGCCGGGGGCGCCGGACGGATCGAACGGTGGCTGGAGGGATCTCCCTTCCACGTCGACCACGCGGCGCTGGCGAACCTTCAGGACAAGGCGACCGCGTACCTCTCACAGCACCGTTCCGCACTGCTCAGCAGCGCGCTCAGCGGCGCCGGGCGGGTGCTGGAGGTGCTGGCCGGCGGCGTGCTCGCGCTGTTCTGCTCGCTGTTCTTCATCCACTCCGGTGAGCGGTTCTGGCACTGGTTCCAGGCGCTGCTGCCCGAGCGCGCGCGGGACCCGTGGGACCGCGCGGGACGGGCGGCCTGGCGGACGTTCGCCGGGTACACCCGGGGCATCATCATCGTGGCCGCCACCAACGCCGTGGTGGTGGGCATCGCGTTGTTCCTGCTGGGCGTGCCGCTGGCGCTGCCGCTGATGCTGCTGGAGTTCTTCGCCGCGTTCGTCCCGCTGGTGGGCTCGCCCGTCGCGCTGGCCGTGGCCACGGTCGTCGCCCTCGCCTCACGGGGTCCGGTGGTCGCCCTCGTGGTGCTCGCCCTGATCGTGGTCGTCGGCCAGCTCGAGGGCCATGTGCTGCACCCGCTGGTACTCAGCTGGGCGGTCCGGCTGCACCCCGTGGTGGTGGCCCTCTCCGTCATCGCCGGCGGCGTCCTGGCCGGGGTGATCGGCGCGGTCGTCGCCGTACCGATGGTCTCGGTCGCGTGGTCCGTGTTCGGCGCGCTGCGCGCCCCGCCCGCCCCGCCCGTACCGGACCCGCACGCCACCGACAAAACACACCCATAGCCGCATCAAGAGCATTCCACGCATCTCGTTTCAAGCCTGGGGTTGAGGGGACCCGACAGACAGAGGCGCACATCGGGCGCCGGCGAGGAGGCTCTGCCCCATGTCAACAGGAACACTTCTGGCCATCATCATTCCTGTCGTGGTGGTGATCGCCCTGATCGCGGTGGTGGCTTCACAGCTCATGCGGCGCCGGAAGCTGCGGGAGCGCTTCGGTCCGGAGTACGAGCGAACGGTGGAGAGCGCCGACAACCGCTCGGCCGCGGAGCGCGACCTCAAGGACCGTGAGAAGCGGCACGACTCCCTGGACATCAGGCCGCTGGACAGCGGCACCAAGGACCGCTACACCCGCGACTGGGCCGGCGTACAGGAAGACTTCGTGGATCACCCGGAGGGCGCCGTGCACGACGCGGACCGCCTGGTGACCTCGCTGATGAACGAACGCGGCTATCCGACCCAGGACTTCGAGCAGCAGCTCAAGGACCTCTCGGTCGAGCACGGCCGCACCCTGGAGCACTACCGGGCCGCCCATGACGTGGACGCGCTCAGCACACAGCACCAGGCGACGACGGAGCAGCTGCGGGGGGCCATGGTGCACTACCGCGCCCTCTTCGACGAGCTGCTCTCCGACGGCGGCCGTCGCCGCCACGCGCGGGCCTGACCGGCCCGGACGGAACGGAGTGAGCGATGCACCGCCAGGACACACGAGGCCATGACACGCCGGACACCGCCACCGAGAGCGGCCTGTCCACCGACGATCTCGCCCGGCCCCACGACCGCGCCACCGAGGACACCTCGGGCCCGCCGCCCGACGCGCCGATGTTCCCCGGCGAGAGCACGGCCACGCCGAGCGACGCCCCGGAGCGCGAGGACGACGCGGGATTCGACGGCACCGGACGCGAGGGCACGGGACGCGCGGACACCGGGCGCGAAGGTGCCAGGGGCGCGGAGGACACCGGGCGCGCGGGCAGCGGGCGCGACACCGGCGGCTCCCGGGACGCCCAGGACGCCGACGACACCCCCCAACTCCTCAGCCCGCAGGACGAGGAGGCGTTCCGCGCCCGCTGGCAGGAGGCGCAGAGCCAGTTCGTCGACGACCCGCGCGACGCCGTGCACACCGCCGACGCCCTCGTCGCGGACGTGATGCAGAGGCTCGCCGCCACCTTCGCCGATCACAAACAGGAACTGGAAGGACAGTGGAACCGGGGTGAGCAGGCGGACACGGAGAACCTGCGCCTGGCACTGCGCCACTACCGCTCGTTCTTCAACCGGCTGCTGGTCACCTGACCCGGCGCGGCGGCACCCGGGCGACGCCGGTCCGGCCGAGGCTCAGTCGGCCGGACCGGCGTCGAACCACATTCTCCACCGTCCCTGGGACCGGCGCGGCCGGTTGGCCCACTTCGTACGGCTCCGTCACCTACTTCGCGCGGTAGCGGCGCATCTTGGCACGCGCCCCGCAGACCGACATCGAGCACCAGCGGCCGCGGCCGGCCGGGGAGCGGTCGTAGTACGCCCAGTGGCAGGTCGACGCCTCGCAGGCCTTCAGCCGGGCCCAGGTGCCGTCGACGAGTGACTCCGCGATGGCGGCGGCGACGCGGGAGGTGAGGGACCCGTTCACGGCGGGCGACGGGGTGGCGGGGGCCGAAAGGGCGGCCGATACCGAAAGGACGGCGGGGGCGGCCGGAGCGAAGCCCGCGCCGCCGTCCCGTCCGTCGACCGTGAGGTACAGGGGCGCGCCGGCCAGCAGTTCGCCGAGCGGCGTGACGGGCCGGTGCGGTGGATGGTCCGCGTGCGCCAGGCACACCGCGCGCAGCGACTCACGCAGTTCGCGTGCCGCCTCGGTGCCGCCCGCCACGAGGCCGAACGCGGCCCGGCCCTCGGCGGTGTCCAGCCGGTCCGCGCCCGATTCGAGGTCGAGGGTGTTCACCAGGGACTGGATCAGGGCCAGTCCTCCAGGTGCGGGTGCACGGTCGTTCATGGTTGCGACGTTACCTCCAATGCGGGAGCATGCAGTAACGCTGTTACCTCATGCAGGGGTATACAGGTAACCCATTCTCTCGTAGGAGGAGTCATGGCTCTCGCCAAGCTCGGCGTCGTCGTCCTGGACTGTCCCGACCCGCGCGCGCTGGCCGAGTTCTACGCCGAGGTGCTGGGCGGCACCGTGGAATCCGAGGAAGGAAACGCGGGAGACGCAGGAGACGCAGAGGACGCGAACTGGGTGGATCTGGTGGTGCCCGGCGGACGGTCGCTGGCGTTCCAGGCCGCTCCCGGGTACGTAGCGCCGCGGTGGCCGGCGCCCGAGGGCTCGCAGCAGTTCCATCTGGACCTGACCGTCGACGACCTGGACGCGGCCGAGAAGGGCGTGCTCGCGCTCGGCGCGCGGCCGCTGGACGCGGAGGACCGCTCACGGGGCTGGCGGGTCTACGCCGACCCCGCGGGGCACCCGTTCTGCCTCTGCGCCTGCTGACCGGGGCGGGCCCGGGTCCGGGTCCGGCCCCAAGTCCCGGTCCGGGCCGCCGGATCAGCCGTCCAGTTCGGCGATCCTGGCCGTGGACGGCTCGCGGCGCTGCTGGGCCGCCCGCGCCGTGAAGTCCGCACTGCGCACGATGCGCTGGACGTTCCCCCAGGTCAGCAGGGCGAGATCGGCCTCGGACCAGCCGCGGGCCAGGAGTTCGGCGATCAGGTTCGGGTAGCAGGACGCGTCGGCGAGGTCCTGTGGATGCGCGGCCCCGGAGTCGTACGTCCCCGAGACGCCGACGCACTCCGGGCCCGCGACGGCCCGGACATGGTCGAGGTGGTCGGCGACGTCCCGGACGGTCGGGCCCGCCTGCTCGGCGGTGAGCGGAACCATGCACACCCCCTTGGCCGCGCCCAGTCCGGCAAGGACGTCGTCGGAGAGGTTCGCCGGGTGGGGACGGAGCGCGCGGGCCGCCGAACGGGTGAACAGGACCGGGGCCTTGGAGGCCGCCAGGGTACGGGCGATGGTGGCGTCCGAGGTCCCGGAGAGGTCGGCGATCACGCCCAGCCGGTTCATCTCGCGCAGCACCTCCTCCCCGAACCTGGTCAGGCCCGCCTGACTCGCCCAGGAGGCGCCCGCGAGGGTGAGGACCCGCAGGCCGAGGGTGCGCAGGGCCCGCAGGATGCCGAGCGAGTCGCCGAGCGCGGCGGCACCGGCCGGGCCCAGCAGCACGGCCACCCGGCGGCAGAGCCGGGCGTCGTTGACCTCGGAGGCGGTGTGCGCCATCCGCAGCCCCTCGGGGTGGGCCTGGACCACGGTGCGCACCAGATCCAGCTGTTCCAGGGTGGCGCCGACGGCCCGGTCCCCGGCCAGTCCCTCGGGCAGGTGCAGCGACCAGAACAGCGCGCCGACATGCCCCTCGCGCAGCCGCGGCACATCCGTGTCCACGGCGCTCTCGCCCACCTCCAGGTCGTACCAGGGCAGGTGTCGCAGCGCCCAGGGCAGTCCGCTGTAGCCGTCGGCGACGGGATGACCGGCGAGGAAGCTGCGCGCCCGCTCCAGGGGATCGGCGTCCGGGGCGTTGTCCCGCGCCGCGGCCGGCGCGGACTCCTGGACGTCCAGGTCCGCCGTCCCGGACTCCGGCCCGGCCTCCGCCCAGGCAGCGGGCCGGTCGAGCTCCGCCACCTCGGGGGTGGGGTGCAGTTCTTCCTGCAGGTCTGCCATGACGTGGCTCCGTTGCGTGGACGGTGATCGCAGTACCGTCACCGTCGCACGGGGCCCGGGGGAGCTTCCTGGTGGACGGGGCGTTCGGGGGTACGGCCCGTCCACCGGGAAGCGGCCGGAGCGGTCAGCCGTCCAGCTGTCGGAGCGTCGCGTTCGACGGGCCGCGTGTCGCCCGCAGGCCGCGGGCCACGTCCTCGGCCGCGCCCAGCACCCGTACCGCGTTCTGCCAGGTCAGCTTGGCGAGGTCGGCGCGGGACCAGCCACGGGCGAACAGCTCCGCGATCAGGTTCGGATAGCCGGAGACGTCGTCGAGGCCCTCGGGCGTGAACGCCGTGCCGTCGTAGTCGCCGCCGATGCCGAGGTGGTCGACGCCCGCGACCTCGCGCATGTGGTCGAGATGGTCCGCCACCGTCGACACCGTGGCGACGGGCCGCGGGTTGGTCTCCTCGAAGGCACGGTGGACCTTCATTCCCTCGGGGGTGGTGTCGAGGTGGTGGAGGCCGTGCGCGCGCATGTTCTCGTCGGCCGCGGCCGTCCAGTCGACCGCGGCCTGCAGGACGAACTTCGGTACGAACGTCACCATCGCCACTCCCCCGTTGGCGGGCAGCCGCTCCAGGACGTCGTCCGGGATGTTGCGCGGGTGGTCGCAGACCGCGCGCGAGGAGGAGTGCGAGAAGATCACCGGGGCGGCGGAGGTGTCCAGCGCGTCCCGCATGGTCGTCGCCGCGACGTGCGAGAGGTCGACCAGCATGCCCTCGCGGTTCATCTCCCGGACGACCTCGCGGCCGAAGGCCGACAGACCGCCGACGGCCGGGGCGTCCGTGGCCGAGTCCGCCCACGCGGTGTTGTCGTTGTGGGTGAGCGTCATGTAGCGCACGCCCAGCGCGTACAACCCCCGCAGCGCGCCGAGGGAGTTGTCGATGGAGTGACCGCCCTCCGCGCCCATGAGCGAGGCGATCCGGCCCTCCGCCCGCGCCGCCGTCATGTCCGCCGCCGTCAGCGCGGCGCGCAGGTCGGCCGGGTGACGGTCGATCAACTGCCGTACGCAGTCGATCTGTTCGAGTGTCATGGTGAGCGGGTCGGGCAGGTCCGAGCGGACGTACACCGACCAGTACTGCGCGCCGACGCCGCCGGCGCGCAGGCGTGCCAGGTCGGTGTGCAGATGGGCGCTCTGGTCGGCGGCGATGTCACGGGCGCCGAGGTCGTAGCGGACCTGCTCGCGCAGTGCCCAGGGGAGGTCGTTGTGACCGTCGACCACGGGGAACTCCCGCAGGAGGTCCCGGGCTTCGTCGAGGGGTGCCATCCGCGTCACTTCCCGAAGCCGAAGCCGCCGGCCATGCCCTC
It encodes:
- a CDS encoding AI-2E family transporter, which codes for MTDGSRRSHGRPGEPGTGPDAGRGSGRGGRRARYVVRGSRPVGGVGAVTRARTAGTAARRGGDRDSVTADVTSGLRVTAGYAWRLLVLGAAAYACFKILGRLQLVAVALFLALVVTSVLRPAANLLARWLPRGLATAVSLVGSVVVVLGLLALVGGLVAGESGRLGEEFAGGAGRIERWLEGSPFHVDHAALANLQDKATAYLSQHRSALLSSALSGAGRVLEVLAGGVLALFCSLFFIHSGERFWHWFQALLPERARDPWDRAGRAAWRTFAGYTRGIIIVAATNAVVVGIALFLLGVPLALPLMLLEFFAAFVPLVGSPVALAVATVVALASRGPVVALVVLALIVVVGQLEGHVLHPLVLSWAVRLHPVVVALSVIAGGVLAGVIGAVVAVPMVSVAWSVFGALRAPPAPPVPDPHATDKTHP
- a CDS encoding CGNR zinc finger domain-containing protein, with translation MNDRAPAPGGLALIQSLVNTLDLESGADRLDTAEGRAAFGLVAGGTEAARELRESLRAVCLAHADHPPHRPVTPLGELLAGAPLYLTVDGRDGGAGFAPAAPAVLSVSAALSAPATPSPAVNGSLTSRVAAAIAESLVDGTWARLKACEASTCHWAYYDRSPAGRGRWCSMSVCGARAKMRRYRAK
- a CDS encoding VOC family protein — protein: MALAKLGVVVLDCPDPRALAEFYAEVLGGTVESEEGNAGDAGDAEDANWVDLVVPGGRSLAFQAAPGYVAPRWPAPEGSQQFHLDLTVDDLDAAEKGVLALGARPLDAEDRSRGWRVYADPAGHPFCLCAC
- a CDS encoding dipeptidase, whose translation is MADLQEELHPTPEVAELDRPAAWAEAGPESGTADLDVQESAPAAARDNAPDADPLERARSFLAGHPVADGYSGLPWALRHLPWYDLEVGESAVDTDVPRLREGHVGALFWSLHLPEGLAGDRAVGATLEQLDLVRTVVQAHPEGLRMAHTASEVNDARLCRRVAVLLGPAGAAALGDSLGILRALRTLGLRVLTLAGASWASQAGLTRFGEEVLREMNRLGVIADLSGTSDATIARTLAASKAPVLFTRSAARALRPHPANLSDDVLAGLGAAKGVCMVPLTAEQAGPTVRDVADHLDHVRAVAGPECVGVSGTYDSGAAHPQDLADASCYPNLIAELLARGWSEADLALLTWGNVQRIVRSADFTARAAQQRREPSTARIAELDG
- a CDS encoding dipeptidase, which translates into the protein MAPLDEARDLLREFPVVDGHNDLPWALREQVRYDLGARDIAADQSAHLHTDLARLRAGGVGAQYWSVYVRSDLPDPLTMTLEQIDCVRQLIDRHPADLRAALTAADMTAARAEGRIASLMGAEGGHSIDNSLGALRGLYALGVRYMTLTHNDNTAWADSATDAPAVGGLSAFGREVVREMNREGMLVDLSHVAATTMRDALDTSAAPVIFSHSSSRAVCDHPRNIPDDVLERLPANGGVAMVTFVPKFVLQAAVDWTAAADENMRAHGLHHLDTTPEGMKVHRAFEETNPRPVATVSTVADHLDHMREVAGVDHLGIGGDYDGTAFTPEGLDDVSGYPNLIAELFARGWSRADLAKLTWQNAVRVLGAAEDVARGLRATRGPSNATLRQLDG